CTCGGTATACACGGCGTCGCGAGATGCAGGCTCAGGTACTTCGCCGCCCAGGCTCTTGCCGGCTGCGTTCAGTGCCGACTGCAGCCGCTCAAGACTTCGCGCACCGACCCCATGCAGGTTCGCAATGTCTTCGTACGGAACGCCGTCGAGGGACTCGAGGTCCGAGTAGCCGGCGCTCGCGAGGGCCCTTCGGGCCGGAGCCGCAACGCCGGGAATCGTGTCGAAAGAGGTTGCCATGGTGCCGATTGTAAGTGTTGCCCCGACCGCCGGATGAGGGCGGGCGGGGCAACAGGCGTTTGGTGTGTCTACTTGTTACTGGCGGTGCCGACCGCTGTCGGGTCCGGGTCCCCCTTGCGCCAGTGTGCCCAGTGCCCGTCGTGCTCGAATTCAATCGAGAGCGGGATGCCGGTGCGGTCGCGCAGCAGCAGCGTGCCGATCACCGAGATCACGATGGTCGCGAGCAGGTACCAGACGATCGCCCACGTCGTGCCGGTGGCCTGCAGCAGCGCCTGCGCGATCGTCGGCGCGAAAGCACCACCGATAACCGCACCGATCGCGTACGCGATCGAGACGCCGGAGTATCGAACGGATGCGGGGAAGGACTCGGCGTACCAAGCGGCTTGGGCCCCGTATGTCAGACCGAGGCCGACGCCGAGGATCGTCACGGCCCAGCCGACACCTGCAACGCCCGTTGCCGAGAGCGCGAACAGCGGGATGACGCCGGCGGCAAGCACGACCCAGCCGATGAGGTAGAGCGGCTTACGGCCGATCTTGTCGGAGAGCCAACCGGCGAGGAACGTGAATACGAGCCACGACACTGCGCCGCCGAGGTTCGCGAGCTGCACGCCGACCGGGTCGAAGCCGAAGCCGCCCTGGTCGATCGGTCGTGATGCCAGACCCTGAACATAACCACCGGTCGTCATGTAGCCGACCGCGTTGTTGCCCATGAACACGAGGGCGCACAGGAGCACTACGACGCCGTAACGCTTGAAGACCTGCACGATCGGCGCCGATTCCTGCTGCGCGGTCTCCTTGATCTCCTGGAAAACCGGCGATTCCTCGACCGCGCGACGCACCACGTAGCCGACAATCACGAGAATGATCGAGAGGAAGAACGGGATGCGCCAGCCCCACTCGAGGAACGCGTCACCCGGGAAGAGCGCGCGGACCGCGGCCAGGACGCCGGTCGCGAGCAGCATGCCGATCGGCACACCCGACTGCACGAACGAGCCGTAGAGACCACGCCGGTGAACTGGCGAGTGCTCGATGGCCATGAGCACCGCACCGCCCCATTCGCCACCGGCCGAAAGGCCCTGCAGGATGCGCAGCAGCAGCAACAGGATCGGCGCCGCGATGCCGATCATGTCGTAGGTCGGCAGCGCACCGACGAGGGTGGTCGCGGCACCCATGAGGAACAGCGTGATCACGAGCATCGGGCGACGACCGATCCTGTCACCGAAGTGCCCAGCGAGGAACGCGCCGAGCGGCCGGAACAGGAATGAAATGCCGATCGAGACGAGCGAGATGATCTGCGCGAGTCCAGCGCCTGCCGGCTCGAAGAAGAGTTGAGCGAACACGAGGTTCGCCATGAATGCGTAAATGAAGAAGTCGTACCACTCGATCGTGGTTCCGACCACTACCGCAGCGAGGACTTTGTTCCGTTCCCGTGCGCTTGTTTGTGCTGTGTGGTGGGTCACGCTGACTCCTATGTCAGATTGTCCAGGTCCTGGGAATTCAGGGCACATCAGGAACTTAACGGTATCACTCAGGCTTTCGTTCATGTTGATCCGATACGCATCGTGACCGCAGCAAAATTCGCAATTTCGAGAAGCCCGTCACGCCGAGTCCGGATGACGGCAGCGACTACGGTCACAGATCAGCGCATGTAACGAGAACCGAGGAGTCATAATGACCGCCCGACCAACACCTCACGGCAAGCTCGTCCCTGTCCAGGAGGGTAGCGAGCTGCAGCTCCAGCGCACGTTTGCCCTTCCGGCCGAAACAGTCTGGGCAGCGGTGACCGAGTCGGATCGGCTCGAGCAGTGGATCGGTCGCTGGGAGGGTGACACCTCGACCGGTCAAGTCTCGTTCTTCATGACCGCCGAGAGCCCGGATGCAGAGGCCTCCCCCGTCACCATCCACGAGTGCGCTCGGCCTCACCGCCTCTCGATCGACACGGGTGCCGGTGAGATGCTTTGGCACCTTCGCCTCGAGATTGCCGACGTCGAGGGCGGGACCGTCCTCACCTTCGTGCATCTGCTTGGCGCGAATGACCAGGTCGAGAACGTCGGCCCGGGCTGGGAGTACTACCTCGACCGGCTCGTGGCCGTGCTGACTGGCGGGGATGTCGCAACTATTTCCTGGGACAACTACTACCCCGCGATGAGCGCGTACTACGACTCGCTCGCGTAGGCGTCCCGTGCCCAGCGAGTCGATCTCGGTACGCGGCGATCGCCGATGGTGTAATCCCCAGAACCCGTCGAAAGTGTCGCGTCAAATGTGCCTGATCGTGAAATCCCGCGAGGGCCGCCGCATCTGCAGGGCGATAGCCCTCCGCGAGCAAGTGACGCGCGAGATCCACCCGACGCCCCACGAGATATTGGTGCGGCGGAATGCCGTAGGCCTGCGAAAACACGCGCACGAGGTGGCTCGGATGCGCACCGAGCTCAGCTGCGGCCTCAGCGATGGTGAATGACTCGGTGAGTCGATCATCCAGCAGTTCCCGTAAACGCCGCGCGAGCGGAACATCCCGAGTAATGTCACCGGGGCGGCCGAGGTGCTCTAGCACCTTGTCGTGGATGTTCAGGAGCCAGTGTTCCGCGGCGAGAAGGTCGCCGGGCTGTTCGAGCGCGCTATGGATGCGGCGCACCGCCGCGAGCGCCTCCGGCCCGGCAAGCGTTGGCCTGCGCACCGCCATTCCCGTGACCGCATCCGGGAGCCATTCCTGGTCAAGATACAAGACCCGCTTCCGATAGCCACCACCGTCAACCGCCGAGCGGCCGTCGTGGGGGATGCCCGGTGGTAGGAGCGTGACAGAGCCGGGCTCGGCGTGATGGTCGCCTTCGTCTAGTCGATAGGACACCGCGCCCCGGTCAACGAGCATCACCGCCCAATCGTCGTGCGTGTGCATCGGGTACGCGTGGTCGAAATTCGCGTGGTAGACCTCGCGCAACGACGGCACCTCGGGGTGCCAAGCCTTAACGCGATCAACCATGCAAGAAACGTACAAGACAGCGGTGGGAGTCGTCCACGAAGCTTGCGTCACGAACTCTTCCCGAAGGATGCGACGACGAATGACGAACCCAACCAGCGCTGCTTCGAACGGCGATGCTTCAACCACCACCGGCGCGGGAACCACCGACGCGA
This DNA window, taken from Gulosibacter molinativorax, encodes the following:
- a CDS encoding MFS transporter — encoded protein: MTHHTAQTSARERNKVLAAVVVGTTIEWYDFFIYAFMANLVFAQLFFEPAGAGLAQIISLVSIGISFLFRPLGAFLAGHFGDRIGRRPMLVITLFLMGAATTLVGALPTYDMIGIAAPILLLLLRILQGLSAGGEWGGAVLMAIEHSPVHRRGLYGSFVQSGVPIGMLLATGVLAAVRALFPGDAFLEWGWRIPFFLSIILVIVGYVVRRAVEESPVFQEIKETAQQESAPIVQVFKRYGVVVLLCALVFMGNNAVGYMTTGGYVQGLASRPIDQGGFGFDPVGVQLANLGGAVSWLVFTFLAGWLSDKIGRKPLYLIGWVVLAAGVIPLFALSATGVAGVGWAVTILGVGLGLTYGAQAAWYAESFPASVRYSGVSIAYAIGAVIGGAFAPTIAQALLQATGTTWAIVWYLLATIVISVIGTLLLRDRTGIPLSIEFEHDGHWAHWRKGDPDPTAVGTASNK
- a CDS encoding SRPBCC family protein, whose translation is MTARPTPHGKLVPVQEGSELQLQRTFALPAETVWAAVTESDRLEQWIGRWEGDTSTGQVSFFMTAESPDAEASPVTIHECARPHRLSIDTGAGEMLWHLRLEIADVEGGTVLTFVHLLGANDQVENVGPGWEYYLDRLVAVLTGGDVATISWDNYYPAMSAYYDSLA
- a CDS encoding helix-turn-helix domain-containing protein, whose product is MVDRVKAWHPEVPSLREVYHANFDHAYPMHTHDDWAVMLVDRGAVSYRLDEGDHHAEPGSVTLLPPGIPHDGRSAVDGGGYRKRVLYLDQEWLPDAVTGMAVRRPTLAGPEALAAVRRIHSALEQPGDLLAAEHWLLNIHDKVLEHLGRPGDITRDVPLARRLRELLDDRLTESFTIAEAAAELGAHPSHLVRVFSQAYGIPPHQYLVGRRVDLARHLLAEGYRPADAAALAGFHDQAHLTRHFRRVLGITPSAIAAYRDRLAGHGTPTRASRSTRSSRGSSCPRK